A genomic stretch from Aedes albopictus strain Foshan chromosome 2, AalbF5, whole genome shotgun sequence includes:
- the LOC134286821 gene encoding uncharacterized protein K02A2.6-like yields MSSYSRIKPFDVTSEASNLPAEWEIWKSDLESFFLAQAVETQHDKRAQLAYLGGPGLQELLRHLPGVNQVPHVTADPPYYDVAIKCLDDYFEPFRRKSYERHLFHQITQQPEERFTDFVMRLRKQIARCNYNSCVVDELIADRITQGCKSQELRTRLLQKDRSLEEIIALGTSLAESLNQSRKLSKPNNPTRPDSEVNSVAKPYFRPFATRRPNPLPNQNRKYSERQSNSRFICYSCGRRGHVQGSSDCPARETKCAACGKPGHWAKRCYSTGQGFKRRLNDSFAGPKAKRIRAVQEETEAKQSKDFVFYAMGRNVFTFIVGGVEIPMTIDSGADANIITKEIWEQMKQAGVKVTDATKQIDRSLTAYATEQPLKIVGMFHSEIQAVNNTVQAKFYVVEDGQRCLLGDKTAKDLQVLKVGFDIASVDSNRCKPFPKIRGVKVEIPIDEQVPPVQQPYRRPPIALEEKIETKLRSLLELDIIERAPGPSPWVSPMVPVQKDSGEIRLCIDMRRANQAVLRESHPLPLVDELLSSVSGAVLFSKLDIKDAYHQVELSERSRPITTFITKYGLYRYKRLMFGVSCAPELFQKTMEVVTAGLEGVIVYLDDAVVFGATKEEHDRRLAALLKRFSDYDILLNEQKCIYGVESLEFLGHQLSTTGVRPTESRLAAIEKFREPRNVSELRSFLGLICYVGKFVPNLAAETEPLRHLLRSGIQFRWTPKEKSAFESIKAAISKIHHLGFFNPKDRTKLMTDASATGLGAVLLQEDSNGRSRIIAYASKSLTDLEQKYFQTEREALSLVWGVERFRLYLLGIKFTLLTDCKALKFLFSPRSRPCARIERWVLKLQNYTYDVEHIPGSANLADVFSRLCDLPPEPFDEKGEDCIRNIVTQAVPKAITLQEVKVETVNDEELQHVLECLQTGKTESVVKEYKPYVDELSSVDGVLLRGNRLVIPLKLRERMLVIAHEAHPGIAAMKRRLRQKVWWPLMDKHVEGTVKQCKQCILVSSLGPPEPVKSTRMPEKPWVHIAVDFMGPLPSGHTRFVLVDYFSRFTEAIVMKQITAKRTVQAMHETFSRFGIPESIRCDNGPQFVSEEMRSYCNEYGISLRKTTPYWPQANGEVERANKTILKHLKISQNSESQDWMWELRSFLLMYNSTPHTTTGVAPSVLMFKRVFRDKLPHFREQLAPNEEEEAMDRDKERKRKDADYADARRHAKTSKLMVGDTVVVKRTTKENKLSTTFAPEEFTVTQLVGSDATVQSKSSGKTFQRNVAHLKQLPDPHTITANDGVDKQVIEHNQPIQDSSPVKGCETREANSSTDHDGRLTQRSMRISRKPGYLKDYQTNAVYDI; encoded by the exons ATGTCGTCGTATAGTCGCATCAAACCATTCGACGTGACATCTGAGGCCAGTAATCTTCCGGCGGAATGGGaaatatggaaaagtgatttaGAGTCTTTCTTCTTGGCACAAGCTGTTGAGACACAGCATGATAAGCGAGCACAATTAGCGTACCTAGGAGGACCAGGCCTTCAGGAGCTGCTACGTCACCTTCCGGGGGTAAACCAAGTTCCTCATGTGACCGCTGATCCGCCGTACTACGATGTGGCGATCAAGTGTTTGGATGATTACTTCGAGCCGTTTCGTCGCAAATCATACGAGCGTCATCTTTTTCACCAAATCACGCAGCAGCCGGAAGAAAGATTCACGGACTTCGTTATGCGATTGCGGAAGCAGATTGCTCGATGCAATTACAACTCTTGTGTGGTGGATGAACTGATTGCTGACCGCATCACACAAGGATGCAAATCACAAGAACTTCGCACCAGACTGCTTCAGAAGGACCGCTCGCTAGAGGAAATCATCGCGCTGGGAACCAGTTTGGCTGAGTCACTGAACCAGTCGAGGAAATTGTCGAAGCCCAACAATCCGACTAGACCGGACTCGGAGGTGAATTCTGTCGCGAAACCGTATTTCCGTCCATTTGCAACGCGAAGACCAAATCCGCTTCCGAATCAAAATCGGAAATACTCTGAACGTCAATCGAACAGCAGGTTTATTTGCTACAGTTGTGGGCGTCGAGGTCATGTACAAGGAAGTAGTGACTGTCCGGCAAGAGAGACAAAATGTGCGGCATGTGGAAAACCGGGACACTGGGCGAAACGATGCTATTCGACTGGCCAGGGCTTCAAACGTCGTCTAAATGACTCATTCGCAGGACCGAAAGCCAAACGCATTCGTGCCGTGCAAGAGGAAACGGAAGCAAAACAATCCAAAGACTTTGTGTTCTATGCGATGGGTCGGAACGTGTTCACCTTCATCGTGGGAGGCGTTGAAATCCCTATGACGATAGATTCCGGCGCAGATGCCAATATTATTACGAAAGAGATCTGGGAGCAAATGAAACAGGCTGGAGTAAAAGTTACAGACGCAACAAAACAAATCGACAGATCGCTGACAGCATACGCCACCGAACAACCGCTGAAGATCGTGGGAatgtttcattcagaaattcaggCCGTCAACAATACAGTGCAAGCGAAATTTTATGTTGTTGAAGATGGACAGCGTTGTTTGTTGGGTGACAAAACAGCCAAAGACCTCCAAGTACTCAAAGTTGGATTCGACATAGCATCCGTTGACTCAAACCGCTGTAAACCGTTTCCGAAAATCCGAGGGGTAAAGGTTGAGATACCCATCGATGAACAAGTGCCACCAGTTCAACAGCCGTACAGACGTCCGCCGATTGCACTGGAGGAGAAGATAGAGACGAAGCTACGTTCGCTTTTGGAGTTGGATATTATTGAGCGGGCTCCGGGACCATCGCCATGGGTATCACCAATGGTACCTGTTCAGAAGGATTCGGGTGAAATCCGGCTGTGCATTGATATGCGTCGAGCCAACCAGGCAGTTCTTCGCGAAAGCCATCCCTTGCCGCTGGTGGACGAGCTGTTGTCATCGGTGTCAGGTGCTGTACTATTCTCAAAACTTGACATTAAGGATGCCTACCACCAGGTCGAGCTGTCTGAAAGATCACGACCAATCACCACTTTCATCACCAAGTACGGCCTCTACAG gTACAAACGCCTAATGTTTGGGGTAAGCTGTGCTCCTGAGCTCTTTCAGAAGACAATGGAGGTAGTAACAGCAGGCCTAGAAGGAGTAATTGTATACCTGGACGATGCCGTAGTATTTGGGGCCACTAAGGAGGAGCACGATAGGAGATTGGCTGCCTTGTTGAAGCGTTTTTCGGACTATGATATATTACTAAACGAACAAAAATGCATATATGGAGTAGAAAGCTTGGAGTTCTTAGGCCATCAACTTTCAACTACTGGCGTTCGACCAACTGAAAGTAGACTCGCAGCAATCGAGAAATTCCGCGAACCACGAAATGTTTCGGAGCTTCGTAGTTTCCTCGGGCTGATCTGTTATGTAGGCAAGTTTGTTCCGAACCTCGCAGCGGAAACAGAACCGTTGAGACATCTGCTTCGTTCAGGAATACAGTTCAGGTGGACCCCGAAGGAAAAGTCCGCATTTGAATCTATCAAAGCAGCTATTTCGAAAATTCACCATCTTGGATTCTTCAACCCTAAGGATCGAACCAAGTTGATGACAGACGCCAGCGCAACGGGCTTGGGAGCTGTTCTGCTACAAGAGGATTCAAATGGACGGAGTCGAATTATTGCATATGCCAGTAAATCATTGACCGATTTGGAGCAGAAGTATTTCCAAACAGAGCGGGAAGCCCTATCTCTTGTTTGGGGTGTGGAAAGGTTTCGTCTATACCTCCTCGGAATCAAATTTACACTACTGACTGACTGTAAAGCACTCAAATTCCTTTTCAGTCCAAGGTCTCGCCCTTGTGCCAGAATTGAGAGATGGGTCCTTAAATTGCAAAATTATACCTACGACGTGGAACACATTCCAGGATCTGCTAACCTTGCTGATGTCTTCTCAAGGCTATGTGATCTTCCCCCGGAGCCTTTCGATGAGAAAGGCGAAGATTGCATTCGAAACATTGTCACTCAGGCCGTTCCAAAAGCGATTACTTTACAGGAAGTTAAGGTAGAAACTGTAAATGACGAAGAACTTCAGCACGTATTGGAATGTCTACAAACAGGTAAAACAGAAAGCGTTGTAAAAGAGTACAAACCGTACGTAGATGAGCTCAGTAGTGTTGACGGTGTTCTTTTGAGGGGAAATCGACTGGTAATCCCTCTGAAACTACGTGAACGAATGCTAGTTATTGCACACGAGGCGCATCCAGGAATTGCAGCCATGAAACGCCGTCTACGCCAAAAAGTATGGTGGCCGTTGATGGATAAGCATGTTGAAGGAACCGTGAAACAGTGTAAGCAGTGTATACTTGTTTCATCCTTGGGACCACCGGAACCTGTGAAAAGTACGAGAATGCCGGAGAAGCCATGGGTACACATAGCGGTTGACTTCATGGGGCCACTTCCTTCTGGACACACACGGTTTGTGCTTGTGGACTACTTTAGTCGGTTCACTGAAGCCATTGTTATGAAGCAAATCACGGCCAAACGAACAGTTCAGGCTATGCACGAAACTTTTAGCAGATTTGGGATCCCTGAATCTATTAGATGTGACAATGGACCTCAATTTGTGAGCGAGGAGATGCGATCTTACTGCAACGAATACGGTATCAGCCTACGGAAAACAACGCCGTATTGGCCGCAAGCTAACGGCGAAGTTGAAAGAGCAAACAAAACGATACTGAAACACCTCAAAATTAGTCAAAATTCCGAGAGCCAGGATTGGATGTGGGAGCTTAGGTCGTTCCTATTGATGTACAACTCTACACCTCACACCACAACCGGAGTTGCACCGTCTGTTTTGATGTTCAAGCGTGTATTTCGTGATAAGTTGCCTCATTTCAGAGAACAGTTGGCACCGAATGAAGAAGAGGAAGCGATGGACAGAGACAAGGAGAGAAAACGGAAAGATGCTGACTACGCAGATGCCAGACGTCATGCCAAGACATCTAAGCTTATGGTAGGAGATACAGTTGTGGTGAAAAGAACGACTAAGGAAAATAAGCTTTCAACAACGTTCGCGCCTGAGGAATTTACTGTAACACAATTAGTAGGATCGGATGCAACAGTTCAGTCGAAGAGTTCGGGCAAAACTTTCCAGAGGAATGTGGCACATTTGAAACAACTACCGGACCCACATACCATAACTGCAAATGATGGGGTGGACAAACAGGTAATCGAACATAACCAACCAATTCAGGACTCTAGCCCCGTGAAGGGATGCGAGACTCGTGAAGCAAATTCTAGTACAGATCATGATGGGAGACTAACACAGCGTTCGATGCGGATCTCTCGTAAACCAGGTTATCTAAAAGATTATCAGACTAATGCAGTTTATGACATTTAA